Genomic window (Lycium barbarum isolate Lr01 chromosome 2, ASM1917538v2, whole genome shotgun sequence):
cataccacaacatgtaccaaacatccataacacataaaagaatattagttccttacctttttccttcaactcctcacttggctaaggttgtgattttgcaacaaagaatgattttcttgctccaacaattataccacgtcgaagaggacccttgaattagtaggaatatacgaagaaatatttttttggattaaGATTTTTGATCTTGAAATTTTTGCAAgctatggccgaataggcctttagtcttgctccttctcctcttttttttttgttctttcttttgtcttgaattaaaagaggaactcatatatatatatatatatagttattgtaggcatgtgaggggcacatgccccatttctagaattttcttaaaaattctagcaaagatgacttatttgtcatcattttctttttctttcttttctttttttcacatggccaatatggccctttttgaactttcaagaaacttatgtgaaattcccgttttgcccctcgactttcctcaatattaccatttttcccctagccttccacattatttccatgacccattttgcgaatttatcttcttgcccttagcctctcacaatattttcatactaataatagtcgtaaataatattcataacaacttttacattaatataatttttgaaaatggtctcgcccttaattttccacgacgactttgaaatatccgaacgtaaaaaatacgggctataacaacatTCCCCAATGATGGAAGGTTTACCTTGTAAACGCTTCCAAACCCTCATCGCCCAATGCAAAATGTTGCATCAAACTTCTCTGTGGCTTTTAAGATATCCCAGTATAATGAACTTCCATGTACCATGGATATCGAAAGCAAACCATCATCTTTGTCAATGGAATCCCGTCTTTCAACGTCTCTAACTCTGCTTCTTTGGTCACGCATAAGGAGAGCACCAGCAAAAGCATAGAAAAGCATTAATGCTCCCAGAATAGGAAGTACAGTGATGAGAATGAGTTTACTTTCCTTCGCCATTGAGTGTTTCTTCGAAGATGGCCTTTCGCAAGGTTGGAATCTTGTTACATTGCCACAAAGACCTTTATTACCTTATAATGAGGCATTCATGAAAGCTTTATTAGTTGGTATTGCACCTTCCAACTCATTGTACGACAAGACGACATCCCGCAAACCCATCGAACTTTCAAATTCTTCTGGAATGCGGCCAGAAAGGCCATTGTGGGAAAGATTTAAGATTTCCAAGACCTCCAAATTGGCTAACTGAGAGGGTATTTCTCCAACAAGAAGATTATGGCTCAAATCGAGTACATTAAGTTGAGTTGTTCCCCCTATCTCCTTTGGAATTTTCTGGTCAAATTTGTTGTTGCTCAAGTTCAAGAGAAACATGTTCTTGTAATCTCCTATAAATGTTGGGATTGACCCATTCAATCTATTGTCTGACAGATCAAGGGACTCTAACTTTGTTAGTGACCCAAGTTCCCCAGGTATATTGCTAGAAATGTGGTTGTTTTGCACAAAAGATTAACCAGGGAGGTCAATTTTCCAAATTCTTTAGGAATCTTCCCAATCAAATGATTTGATGAAAGATCAAATCTGTGAAGCCCTTTGAGGTTTCCAATCTCTGGTGGTATGCAACCACCAATTCTATTTCTGGAAATCCGCATATCAGTCAAATTCTTGCATTTCCCCAAGTTGCTACTAAGTTCACCATAGAAATCATTGTCGCTCAAATTGATGAACTGAAGCTCCGGATTGTTACCAAAAGCTTCAGATAAGTTCCCAGTGAAGCTGTTGTTATCAAAATAAACCCTTTTTAAACTCGAGCACTTGCACAAGCTTCTAGGTATTGGCCCGGTCAGCTTGTTACTATTCACCGTGAAGTTTTCAAGTTTCCGGCCTTGGCAGAGATTCTCAGGCAAATGGCCTGAAAattgattttcatccatttccagcACAACCAAGTTATCCAAATATGCAAGTTCTTTTGGAATAGAACCAGAAAGTTTGTTGTCGCGAAGATACAGAAGTTGCAAGTTTCTCAAATTGCCAAAGGAAGGAGGAACTGGACCAGTAAGTTGATTAATGGATAATTGCATATCACTCAGGTTTTTTCAAATTCCCTAACTCACTAGGAATGGGACCAGAAAGTTGGTTGGCATGAAGGTGCAAGAGTTTGAGCTCAGTTAAGTCACCTATTGTTTTGGGAATTGGACCAGAGAGATTGTTTTCGAATAAGCTTAACTCCTTAAGTGACTTCATCTTACCTATTTCAGCAGGAATAGGACCAGACAATTTATTGGATGAAGCAAAGAACGATTTGGCATTGATCAAGTTACCTATTTCTGGAGTAATATGACCTGTTAATTGGTTTGTATCAAGATGAAGTTCAACAAGATTGACGAGTTTTCCTATTCCTGCAGGAATGGAACCAGAGAGCTGATTCTCATAAAGATGCAAATAAGACAAGTTGTTCAAATTCTCCAATGAAACAGGAATTGAACCATTAAGAATGTTAGTACTAAAATCTAGCTCAGTAAGACACCTTAGGTGACCTATTTCTCCCGGAATGGAACCATTTAATTGGTTGACAAAGATGTGGAAGACCTCAAGCTTTTTTATTGAGCCGATTTGTGGTGGGATTGTTCCTGAAATCTGATTCATCGACAAGTCAAGATAGACAAGATTAGTGAGCTTTCCTATTtcgtgttatgtcccgtatttttatacattaggacaacccggattaactatgataagttagggccaagactattccaggattgaagtcgggacttttgactttTGATTTTactttgagacataagttgtacatgaaattgttagcATGGaaaacttaggaaaaattgggaccaaaattcataaaattggaagtTAAAAATCTTGCACAAAAAGGCCTTTTGGTCGTGTGGTGTGGAGTgggtcccacacattgttgtggccaattttaaatggtccaacacatgtgtgggccatggacacttggagaatTATTGTGGGAACTTAAaatatgacttctaagtcatctttccACATTTCTACACTtagagaaaaatcaagaaattgaagaacaccaacaACCACCCtctcggccaagaccatggaaaatCAAGTCCAAATCTAGCCACCCCAAAAATAATTCATTGGTGTAAACCCACTaatttgaggtccctaagtagcgtgggagtattgtttgggtcatccaactaTTCGTTGTGtcaattgcaaaccctagcctatttgtggaattgaagaagaaaggtaagatttgatcttgtttatgtattgtgaatgttttatgcatattgtagtatgttaatatggatgaaaatcatgaaatatggtatgttgaagttgggtcgtgtgtttggtgtgttagccgtgaggtgtgtgtatgttgtgtggtgttgggttgatgaattaatgctatgtagcatgtttgattgttgtagggtgaagaaatgaATAAGAaccatcaatatatgtatatgtgtaatgTGGCCGTGTATTGCCTCCAATGTTtggcaaaggatgaattaatattgcttagtgttttagttgttgtcgttatgaattctagtttggaaatgagcatttaatgactcaagattgatgATGTAATTGTATGTActgatttgagggttattgtgcgtttgatgtaatttgtatatttatgagaattatatcgttatagtgtggattgttgatacaaatcatgacttgaaaatgaggagtgtgttaaagggaggttctcgggtttggggacaGTTTTCGGATAAATTGGAaccattgttggattgttggaaatattgtgtgaactgtttagaatgttcttgaatgttgttgttatgggtttgggttagtatttgaatgtataagcgttgatgttggcttgaaggtaagccgttgatttgaatattttgaaagttgttgaatgatgtaaaagagagttactattgctatattgcctttcgaattggttatcgatgttgctaggttggttattgttgttgttgttgttgattttggccgagttaaattctcggggtggcctatttacaggggaaatgctgcccaaatttccgtagaatttagtgttagtttggaataaatc
Coding sequences:
- the LOC132628917 gene encoding MDIS1-interacting receptor like kinase 2-like; this translates as MNQISGTIPPQIGSIKKLEVFHIFVNQLNGSIPGEIGHLRCLTELDFSTNILNGSIPVSLENLNNLSYLHLYENQLSGSIPAGIGKLVNLVELHLDTNQLTGHITPEIGNLINAKSFFASSNKLSGPIPAEIGKMKSLKELSLFENNLSGPIPKTIGDLTELKLLHLHANQLSGPIPSELGNLKKPE